The following proteins are co-located in the Paralichthys olivaceus isolate ysfri-2021 chromosome 10, ASM2471397v2, whole genome shotgun sequence genome:
- the tlk1a gene encoding serine/threonine-protein kinase tousled-like 1, giving the protein MEELHSLDPRRQELLEARFMGGVSGSTGGSTGSMSGGTKGLTNNECSNHSFGSLGSSSDKESEGSDVKRGSSPAYSTPEKKQSETTRGRKRKPEIQSESSQGKSIVRGPKISDYFDFQGGNGSSPVRGLPPVLRSPQNSHSYSTQGSAVRQNSSSPTSLSFGDHMMHPKQLAVKFVQTDLTVLKLAALESTKNLDLEKKEGRIDDLLRANCDLRRQIDEQQKLLEKYKERLNKCITMSKKLLIEKSTQEKQACREKSMQDRLRLGHFTTVRHGASFTEQWTDGYAFQNLVKQQECINQQREDIERQRKLLAKRKPPSSSNSQAPTTNSEPKQRKTKAVNGAESDPFLKPSLPQLLTLAEYHEQEEIFKLRLGHLKKEEAEIQAELERLERVRNLHIRELKRINNEDSSQFKDHPTLNERYLLLHLLGRGGFSEVYKAFDLIEQRYAAVKIHQLNKNWREEKKENYHKHACREYRIHKELDHPRIVKLYDYFSLDTDTFCTVMEYCDGNDLDFYLKQHKLMSEKEARSIVMQIVNALKYLNDIKPPIIHYDLKPGNILLVDGTACGEIKITDFGLSKIMDDDNYGVDGMDLTSQGAGTYWYLPPECFVVGKEPPKISNKVDVWSVGVIFFQCLYGRKPFGHNQSQQDILQENTILKATDIQFPVKPVSSNEAKAFIRRCLAYRKEDRIDVHQLGSDPYLLPHMRRSSSSGNLQMSAASSGPASSSIISY; this is encoded by the exons ATGGAGGAGCTGCACAGCCTGGACCCCCGGAgacaggagctgctggaggcaCGCTTTATGGGCGGGGTCAGCGGCAGCACTGGGGGCAGCACTGGCAGCATGAGTGGGGGAACCAAA ggtttGACCAATAATGAATGTTCCAATCACAGTTTTGGAAGCCTGGGATCTTCAAGCGACAAGGAATCAGAG GGTTCAGATGTGAAAAGAGGCAGCTCTCCTGCCTATTCG ACCCCAGAGAAGAAACAGTCAGAAACTACTAGAGGCAGAAAAAGGAAACCGGAGatccaatcagagagcagcCAAG GAAAATCAATTGTGCGAGGACCCAAAATAAGTGATTATTTTGAT TTCCAGGGAGGAAATGGGTCCAGTCCTGTGAGAGGTCTGCCACCAGTGCTTCGCTCGCCCCAGAACTCACATTCCTACTCCACTCAGGGCTCTGCT GTTAGACAAAATAGCTCATCTCCCACTAGTCTGTCTTTTGGGGACCACATGATGCATCCAAAGCAACTAGCAGTCAAATTTGTTCAG ACTGACCTCACAGTGTTGAAACTGGCTGCCCTTGAAAGCACTAAGAACCTTGACCTTGAGAAAAAAGAGGGCAGAATAGATGATTTACTAAGG GCAAACTGTGATCTCAGGAGACAGATAGATGAACAACAAAAATTACTTGAAAAGTACAAGGAACGCTTGAATAAATGCATCACCATGAGCAAGAAGTTGCTCATAGAAAAG AGCACTCAAGAGAAGCAGGCGTGTCGGGAGAAGAGCATGCAGGATCGACTACGTTTAGGCCATTTCACCACAGTGAGACATGGTGCCTCGTTCACAGAACAATGGACGGATGGCTATGCCTTCCAAAACCTTGTGAA GCAGCAAGAGTGTATAAACCAACAGAGAGAGGACATCGAGAGGCAAAGAAAACTTCTTGCCAAGAGGAAACCTCCATCCTCCAGCAACTCCCAAGCACCAACCACAAACTCGGAGCCAAAGCAACGAAAAACCAAGGCAGTGAACGGAGCAGAAAGTGATCCCTTTCTAAAACCCAGCCTACCTCAGCT GCTGACACTAGCAGAGTACCATGAACAGGAAGAGATCTTCAAATTGCGACTCGGACATCTTAAGAAG GAAGAAGCTGAGATCCAGGCGGAGCTGGAGCGTCTGGAGAGAGTGCGCAACCTTCACATTCGGGAGCTGAAGAGAATAAACAACGAAGACAGCTCGCA ATTCAAAGATCATCCAACGTTGAATGAACGATATTTGCTTCTGCACCTTTTAGGGAGGGGAGGCTTCAGTGAAGTTTACAAA GCTTTTGACTTGATTGAGCAACGATATGCTGCTGTGAAAATTCATCAACTTAACAAGAactggagagaagagaaaaaggagaactATCACAA GCACGCATGTCGGGAGTACAGAATACACAAGGAACTGGACCACCCCCGGATCGTGAAACTTTACGACTACTTCTCACTGGACACAGACAC ATTTTGCACCGTTATGGAGTACTGCGACGGCAACGACTTGGATTTCTACTTGAAGCAGCATAAGCTAATGTCTGAGAAGGAGGCGCGGTCCATAGTTATGCAGATTGTGAACGCACTAAAATATCTGAATGACATCAAACCCCCAATCATCCATTATGACCTTAAGCCAG GTAACATCTTATTGGTGGATGGTACGGCCTGTGGTGAAATCAAAATCACAGACTTTGGTTTGTCCAAAATCATGGATGATGACAACTATGGTGTGGATGGGATGGACCTGACATCACAGGGTGCAGGCACCTATTG GTACTTGCCTCCTGAATGCTTTGTGGTTGGTAAAGAGCCTCCAAAGATCTCCAACAAGGTGGATGTTTGGTCTGTGGGCGTTATCTTTTTCCAGTGTCTCTATGGAAGGAAG CCTTTTGGCCACAACCAGTCACAACAAGACATCCTGCAGGAGAACACCATACTCAAAGCTACAGACATCCAGTTCCCTGTCAAGCCCGTTTCCAGCAATGAAGCAAAG GCCTTTATTAGGCGGTGCCTGGCATACAGGAAGGAGGACCGCATCGACGTCCACCAGCTCGGAAGCGACCCCTACCTGCTCCCTCACATGCGGAGGTCGAGCTCCTCTGGAAACCTGCAGATGAGTGCTGCAAGCTCCGGGCCAGCCTCCTCCAGTATCATCTCATACTGA
- the LOC109631296 gene encoding Golgi reassembly-stacking protein 2, whose product MGGSQSVEIPGGGTEGYHVLRVQENSPGHRAGLEPFFDFIISICDNRLSRDNDTLKELLKVNVERPIKMLLYSSKSMSVRETTVTPSNMWGGQGLLGVSIRFCSFEGANENIWHVLEVESNSPAALAGLRAHVDYIIGADTVISESEDLFSLIETHEGKELKLYVYNTDTDNCREVIIRPNGDWGGEGSLGCGIGYGYLHRIPTFPYAEGKKISFPAETAGESSSPKDGFTEVHLSAVIPTVPVAVSPSSASTGLEQSLSGLTVNSNPTAVFSNLPTDDPTVPLLSQAPSSQSLPLSVNPAPTIPGLMHLPGGLPPFPNFPNLNITLPDMGQMLPSGVRLQHPGLPLLPPLNLPGVVPGVTLPPSDFVLPPITANTFPAVTQFTSSPSSTFQMNRSLTRTPVSSSATVTESINITMSVDPS is encoded by the exons ATGGGGGGCTCCCAGAGCGTCGAGATACCCGGAGGAggaactgaaggctaccacgtCCTCAGA GTGCAGGAGAATTCCCCTGGTCACCGAGCAGGCCTGGAGCCATTCTTTGATTTCATCATTTCCATATGTGACAATAGACTG AGCAGAGACAACGACACCCTGAAAGAGCTGCTGAAGGTGAACGTGGAGAGGCCCATCAAGATGCTGCTGTACAGCAGCAAGTCGATGTCAGTGAGGGAGACGACCGTCACACCCAGCAACATGTGGGGAGGACAGGGGCTGCTGGGCGTCAGCATTCGCTTCTGCAGCTTTGAAGGAGCCAATGAAAATATCTGGCACGTCTTG GAAGTAGAGTCAAACTCACCTGCGGCCCTGGCTGGTTTGAGGGCCCACGTTGACTACATTATAGGAGCTGACACCGTTATTAGTGAG AGCGAGGATCTGTTCTCCCTCATTGAAACCCATGAAGGGAAGGAGCTGAAGCTGTACGtctacaacacagacacagacaactGCCGCGAGGTCATCATCAGGCCCAACGGTGACTGGGGCGGAGAGGGCAG TCTAGGTTGTGGGATTGGTTATGGCTACCTGCACAGGATACCTACCTTCCCATATGCAGAGGGCAAGAAGATCAGTTTCCCTGCAGAGACTGCTGGAGAATCTTCTTCACCTAAGGATGGCTTCACAGAG GTCCATCTCTCTGCCGTCATTCCAACCGTTCCAGTTGCTGTGTCACCCTCTTCTGCATCGACTGGATTAGAGCAGTCTCTCTCGGGCCTGACGGTCAACTCTAATCCGACTGCTGTCTTTAGCAATCTACCGACAG ATGACCCGACAGTTCCACTGCTGAGCCAAGCCCCCTCCTCACAAAGCCTTCCTCTGTCTGTCAATCCTGCTCCGACAATACCAG GTTTAATGCACTTACCTGGAGGTCTTCCACCATTTCCAAATTTTCCAAACCTCAATATCACCTTGCCAGACATGGGCCAAATGTTGCCTTCTGGAGTTCGATTACAACATCCAG GTCTtccacttcttcctcctctAAACCTTCCCGGTGTGGTTCCTGGTGTCACTCTGCCTCCATCTGACTTTGTTCTTCCCCCCATCACAGCTAACacatttcctgctgttacacaATTCACATCGTCTCCTTCTTCCACCTTCCAGATGAACAGGTCACTGACTAGAACCCCGGTCTCATCATCAGCAACCGTCACCGAATCAATAAATATCACAATGTCTGTAGACCCCTCTTAA